A single region of the Sphingobium sp. TKS genome encodes:
- a CDS encoding nucleotidyltransferase domain-containing protein has translation MSARLLVQALRDPDGVMALDARRWNDLIAMARAERLIGTLALRIEDRPVPEAVRPILSDARLEAEREARQALWEADRAAEALAGLDVPVVLLKGTAYAAAGLRAGQGRFIGDLDILVPREAIGQVEHALLRAGWEWVKDDPYDDAYYRQWMHELPPMIHAGRDRMIDVHHTVLPLTARQTPDAGAMIAEAVPITNELYMLSTEDRVCHAAAHLLADGDLAGGLRNLWDIHCLFDEVDADALKARAARHGLAAHVGQARRLAAALYGEGARLTVWDRIVAARLLARDGWGRERRKLLRFAFYLRSHWLRMPLAMLARHLFTKWRKGHRPA, from the coding sequence CATGGCGCTGGATGCGCGCAGGTGGAACGACCTGATCGCCATGGCGCGGGCGGAGCGGCTGATCGGCACGCTGGCCTTGCGGATCGAGGACCGGCCAGTGCCCGAAGCGGTGCGGCCGATATTGAGCGATGCGCGGCTGGAGGCGGAGCGAGAAGCGCGGCAGGCGCTGTGGGAGGCGGATCGTGCGGCGGAGGCGCTTGCCGGCCTCGACGTGCCGGTCGTGCTCCTCAAGGGGACTGCCTATGCGGCGGCGGGGCTGCGTGCGGGGCAGGGACGCTTCATCGGGGATCTCGACATATTGGTGCCGCGGGAGGCCATAGGGCAGGTCGAGCATGCGCTGCTCCGCGCAGGGTGGGAGTGGGTCAAGGATGACCCTTATGACGACGCCTATTATCGGCAATGGATGCATGAACTGCCGCCGATGATTCATGCTGGGCGCGATCGGATGATCGACGTGCACCATACCGTCCTGCCCCTGACCGCGCGTCAGACGCCCGATGCCGGAGCGATGATTGCTGAGGCGGTTCCCATTACCAATGAGTTATACATGCTCTCCACGGAGGACAGGGTCTGCCATGCCGCAGCGCATCTGCTGGCCGATGGCGATTTGGCGGGGGGGCTGCGCAATCTCTGGGATATCCACTGCTTGTTCGACGAGGTGGATGCTGACGCGCTGAAGGCTCGGGCGGCGCGGCATGGCCTTGCGGCCCATGTCGGACAGGCGCGGCGGCTGGCGGCGGCGCTTTATGGCGAGGGCGCGCGGTTGACGGTCTGGGACCGGATCGTCGCCGCCCGGCTGCTGGCGCGGGACGGATGGGGACGGGAGCGGCGCAAGCTGCTCCGCTTTGCCTTTTATCTGCGCTCGCACTGGCTGCGGATGCCGCTCGCCATGCTGGCGCGCCACTTGTTCACCAAATGGCGCAAGGGGCACCGGCCCGCTTAG
- a CDS encoding DUF1178 family protein has translation MIVFDLKCESQGHVFEAWFGSSADYEDQKARGLLACPLCGDEHVGKAVMAPAVAPKGNSRPETVPQITSSGDASITMGAGEEAKMRELVQALAKAQQKALEDSTWVGRGFAEQARAMHYGEQDRASIHGEVALSEARALIAEGVEVAPLPFPVVPPEAKN, from the coding sequence GTGATTGTTTTCGACCTCAAATGCGAATCCCAAGGCCATGTGTTCGAGGCGTGGTTCGGCTCCAGCGCCGATTATGAGGATCAGAAGGCGCGAGGCCTGTTGGCCTGCCCGCTCTGCGGCGATGAACATGTGGGCAAAGCCGTGATGGCGCCGGCGGTCGCGCCGAAGGGCAACAGCCGCCCGGAAACCGTGCCGCAAATCACATCCTCGGGCGACGCGTCCATCACCATGGGCGCGGGCGAGGAGGCGAAGATGCGCGAACTGGTGCAGGCGCTGGCCAAGGCGCAGCAAAAGGCGCTGGAGGATTCCACCTGGGTCGGGCGCGGCTTTGCCGAACAGGCCCGCGCCATGCACTATGGCGAGCAGGATCGGGCCAGCATCCATGGCGAAGTCGCGCTCAGCGAGGCGCGAGCCTTGATTGCCGAAGGGGTGGAGGTGGCACCCTTGCCTTTTCCGGTGGTTCCCCCCGAAGCGAAGAATTGA
- the grxC gene encoding glutaredoxin 3 — protein sequence MAKVEIYTKAWCGYCARAKALLDGKGVAFEEYDITMGGPKRQEMLDRAQGGNTVPQIFIDGQHIGGSDDMAALDRQGKLDALLGA from the coding sequence ATGGCGAAGGTCGAAATCTATACCAAGGCCTGGTGCGGCTATTGCGCCCGGGCAAAGGCCTTGCTCGACGGCAAGGGCGTGGCGTTCGAGGAATATGACATCACCATGGGCGGGCCCAAGCGCCAGGAAATGCTGGACCGCGCCCAGGGCGGGAACACCGTGCCGCAAATCTTCATCGATGGCCAACATATCGGCGGCAGCGACGACATGGCGGCGCTCGACCGGCAGGGCAAGCTCGACGCGTTGCTGGGAGCATAG
- a CDS encoding ComF family protein, translating into MMSLSPLHKTAPFVKSLLRPALDYALPPRCPGCGEIVDADDAFCLSCWSGMRFLGAPCCARCGVPFDYDRGAGAECGACLADPPPFDSAQAVLAYGDIARAVALRLKYGRRIGLARLIAKQMARQVPAVENAVIVPVPLHRWRLWWRGFNQSALIARHLARLTRLPVDNHALLRSRRTKPLRGMTPKLRAKAVRGAFALTPQHGLKGRAVLLIDDVHTSGATAAACARTLKRGGAASVHLLCWARVLPDSAD; encoded by the coding sequence ATGATGTCCCTTTCGCCGCTGCACAAGACCGCCCCATTTGTCAAAAGCCTGTTGCGCCCGGCGCTCGATTACGCCCTGCCGCCGCGCTGCCCCGGTTGTGGCGAAATCGTGGACGCGGACGATGCCTTCTGCCTGAGTTGCTGGAGCGGGATGCGGTTTCTGGGCGCGCCGTGCTGCGCCCGGTGCGGCGTGCCGTTCGACTATGATCGCGGTGCCGGAGCGGAATGCGGCGCCTGCCTGGCCGATCCGCCGCCCTTCGACAGCGCGCAGGCGGTGCTGGCCTATGGCGATATCGCCCGTGCCGTGGCGCTGCGCCTCAAATATGGCCGGCGCATCGGCCTTGCCCGGCTGATTGCCAAGCAGATGGCGCGGCAGGTTCCGGCGGTGGAGAATGCCGTCATCGTGCCGGTGCCGTTGCATCGCTGGCGGCTGTGGTGGCGCGGCTTCAACCAGTCGGCCCTGATCGCCCGGCATCTGGCGCGGCTGACGCGATTGCCGGTGGATAATCACGCCCTGCTGCGTAGCCGCCGGACCAAGCCCCTGCGCGGGATGACCCCGAAACTCCGGGCCAAGGCGGTGCGTGGCGCCTTCGCCCTGACCCCGCAGCATGGGCTCAAGGGCCGCGCGGTGCTGCTGATCGATGATGTGCACACCAGCGGCGCAACGGCGGCGGCTTGCGCCCGGACGCTGAAACGCGGCGGCGCGGCAAGCGTTCACCTGCTGTGCTGGGCGCGGGTGCTGCCGGACAGTGCCGATTGA
- a CDS encoding class I SAM-dependent methyltransferase, which translates to MTNADIFDRALRARRRDRMMARFAEHDFLYRAMLDELLDRLGDVQRDFAEVLVIGCPDDSARAALEAMGKRVVCADPGFAAAKAQGGVQADEDALPFADESFDLVIACGTLDSVNDLPGALILMRRVLRPDGLMLAAFTGAGSLPRLRAALMAGEGDRAGQHIHPQVDVRSAGDLLARAGFTMPVADGDVLTVRYGDVLRLMHDLRGMGAGNVLVSRPPALRREVLGGAAEHFAAAADSDGRTAEQMAILYLSGWKADPSQAQPARRGSANMSLAEALKPKH; encoded by the coding sequence ATGACCAATGCCGACATCTTCGACCGCGCGCTGCGCGCCAGGCGGCGCGACCGGATGATGGCTCGCTTTGCCGAGCATGACTTTCTCTATCGCGCGATGCTGGACGAACTGCTCGACAGGCTAGGCGATGTGCAGCGGGATTTTGCCGAAGTGCTGGTCATCGGCTGTCCCGACGACAGCGCCAGGGCAGCGCTGGAGGCGATGGGCAAGCGCGTCGTCTGCGCCGATCCCGGCTTTGCGGCGGCGAAGGCGCAGGGCGGCGTGCAGGCCGATGAGGACGCCCTGCCCTTTGCCGATGAAAGTTTCGACCTGGTGATCGCTTGCGGAACACTCGACAGCGTCAATGACTTGCCGGGCGCGCTGATCCTGATGCGGCGGGTGTTGCGGCCGGATGGGCTGATGCTGGCGGCCTTTACCGGCGCTGGTTCGCTGCCCCGGCTGCGGGCGGCGCTGATGGCGGGCGAAGGGGACCGGGCCGGGCAGCATATCCATCCGCAGGTCGATGTGCGTTCGGCGGGTGATCTGCTGGCGCGGGCTGGATTCACCATGCCGGTCGCGGATGGGGATGTGTTGACGGTCCGCTATGGCGATGTCCTGCGGCTGATGCACGACTTGCGGGGGATGGGAGCGGGCAATGTGCTGGTTTCGCGGCCGCCCGCGCTGCGGCGGGAAGTGCTGGGCGGCGCGGCCGAGCATTTCGCGGCGGCTGCGGATAGCGACGGGCGGACGGCGGAGCAGATGGCGATCCTGTATCTGAGCGGGTGGAAGGCCGATCCGAGCCAGGCCCAGCCTGCGCGACGGGGAAGTGCGAACATGTCCCTGGCCGAGGCGCTCAAGCCGAAGCATTGA
- a CDS encoding carbon-nitrogen hydrolase family protein produces MRAAIFQMTSGIDPAANAAAIVDMAARAKGEGADMLFTPEMAGYVDRDRQRAAATLRSEKDDPVLAAVREAAAKQGLWVHLGSLPLKEERTDGRWANRSFMIDGSGEIRARYDKIHLFDVDLATGESWRESSVYGPGEQVVAVDTPWARMGLSVCYDMRFPDLYRALTNAGATVLLTPAAFTVPTGKAHWHILLRARAIEAGCFVIAAAQTGHHADGRDTYGHSLIVDPWGDIVLDMGEQAGLALAEIDLSRIEDVRGRVPALANRRSLPMDVTVS; encoded by the coding sequence ATGCGCGCCGCGATCTTCCAGATGACCAGCGGGATCGATCCCGCCGCCAACGCCGCCGCGATCGTGGACATGGCCGCGCGCGCCAAGGGGGAGGGTGCGGACATGCTCTTCACCCCGGAAATGGCCGGTTATGTGGACCGCGACCGGCAGCGGGCGGCGGCGACGCTGCGTTCGGAGAAGGACGATCCCGTGCTGGCCGCCGTGCGCGAAGCGGCGGCGAAACAGGGGCTGTGGGTGCATCTCGGCTCCCTTCCGCTGAAGGAGGAGCGAACCGACGGGCGCTGGGCCAATCGTAGTTTCATGATCGATGGCAGCGGCGAAATCCGTGCCCGCTATGACAAGATCCACCTGTTCGATGTCGATCTGGCAACAGGGGAAAGCTGGCGCGAATCGTCGGTCTATGGTCCGGGCGAGCAGGTCGTCGCGGTCGATACGCCCTGGGCGCGCATGGGCCTGTCGGTGTGCTACGACATGCGCTTTCCCGATCTCTACCGGGCGCTGACCAATGCGGGCGCCACGGTGCTGCTCACGCCTGCGGCTTTCACCGTCCCGACCGGCAAGGCGCATTGGCACATATTGCTCCGCGCGCGGGCGATCGAGGCTGGCTGCTTCGTTATCGCCGCCGCGCAGACCGGCCATCATGCGGACGGCCGCGACACCTACGGGCACAGCCTGATCGTTGACCCATGGGGGGACATAGTGCTCGACATGGGCGAACAGGCGGGTCTTGCTCTTGCGGAGATCGACCTGTCGCGCATAGAGGACGTGCGCGGGCGGGTGCCTGCGCTCGCCAACCGGCGATCCTTGCCCATGGATGTGACAGTGTCGTGA